A segment of the Carya illinoinensis cultivar Pawnee chromosome 1, C.illinoinensisPawnee_v1, whole genome shotgun sequence genome:
tagtattttattcgatttttaataaaacatctcatctaaaCTGTATAATCAAATGAAGAGTCATGCTGCACCCATCAATGATATAGTTCGAAGATGTATCTCGATAAGTTTATttggcttttctttttattcatttttttatatcctatttaatattttttatgaaattatttaaaaacacttattaatcattatgtaaaaaaaattgtcaagaTCCATGTTAGGACAAGTAGCATTATCATAAATATTATAGGTTatgttatttatcattttacactaaatattatatatatatatatattattttatttctactaaattaattaaattattatatttatcatctatataataCATACTtattatgagaaaaaaataaaagatatatggGTTgttaagtagaattattctaaatatattttaagaataattctatttaacaTCTCACATAttacatctttttaatttttttatataataaatatgttatgtataaataataagtataaCAAGTCGGTTAATTTAGCAGCATTCATtcacaggtttttttttttttgacctttATAAGTTTTTACATTTATTAACGTTTGTTTTAACACGATTGGTGTTAGGTATTCTCAAAGTTATTGCAAATTGACAGCTCTCTATTTAGATCCTTTAAAGAGGGAGAATCGAGATGCAAATTGCAGAAAAGAAGCTGGCATGGAGAACCTCGGAGGAAAGTACAACGGGGCCATGCAACAAAGGGCGGGCCGCCGGGTGGTTCTTTTCCCGGTGCCTTTGGAGGGCCACATAAGCCCCATGCTTCAGCTTGCAAACATCCTCTACTCGAGAGGCTTTTGCATCACCATAATACACACATGCTTCAATTCTCCCAACTATTCCAAGCACACCAACTTCACCTTCCATTCAATTCCCGACGGCTTATTGGAAAGCGAAGCATCCACGGCAGATATCATCGCGTTCCTAGCTCTTCTTAATGCCAACTGTGCCACACCTTTTCGTGATTGCTTGGCCAAGTTGTTGTCCGATTCTTCTGAGGAACCCGTTGCTTGCATGATTACCGATGCCATTTGGCACTTTACCCAAGCAGTTGCCGACAGCTTCAAGCTCCCAAGGATCGTGCTACGGACTAGTAATGTCTCTTCATTTCTCGCTTTCGGCAGCCTCCTACTTATGCAGGAAAAGGGTTACCTCCCCATTCAAGGTGTGTATACTCTGTTTTATGTGCGTGCCTGCTTGTCCCAAGTTCCTTTTTTGGGCTTGAGTTCTTTCCAAACATAACCAGATTTAATTTCTTCGTGATTTCTAATTCTCAGAGTCGCGACTAGAAGCGCCGTGGACAGATCATCCACCACTTAAATTCAAAGACATTCCGGTGATTAACACGCGCAATCCAGAGGTCTTTTATCGAGTATTATCTGACATGTTGAAAGAAACTAAGGTCTCCTCGGGAATAATTTGGAACTCACTTGAAGACCTCGAACAATCCGAGCTGATCTCATTTGGCCAGGATTTTCCCATTCCGGTGTTTCCCATTGGCCCATTACACAGGTACTTTCCAGCCTCGTCAAGTAGCCTACTAACACAAGACCAAAGTTGCCTTTCCTGGCTAAACACACAAGCACGCAGATCAGTACTCTATGCGAGCTTTGGGAGTCTTGCGGCCTTTGATGGATCCCAATTTGCGGAGATAGCTTGGGGGCTAGCCAACAGCAAGCAACCCTTCCTGTGGGTGGTTCGACCGGGGTTAGTCCGTGGCTCAGAGTGGCTTGAAGCATTGCCCACTGGGTTCCTAGAGGCGATCAATGGGAGGGGACACATTGTGACATGGGCTCCACAACAGGAAGTGCTGGCTCATCCTGCCACGGGAGGATTTTGGAGTCACAATGGATGGAATTCGACATTGGAGAGTATATGTGAAGGGGTTCCCATGATTTGTTTGCCTAATTGTGGTGACCAACTGGTAAATGCCAGATACGTGAGCCATGTTTGGAAAATCGGGATCCATTTAGAGAATAGGCTAGAGAGAGGAGAGATAGAGAAGGCAATTAGAAGGCTCCTGCTGGGGACTGAAGGTAGGGAGATGAGAGACAGGATTATGGATCTGAAAGAAAAAGTTCATCTTTCTCTAAGGCATGGGGGTTCTTCGTATCAAGCCCTAGACAGCTTGATCAGTCACATATCTTCGTTCTAGCCTTTATTTATAATCAAGTGTGTTTCCAGATTGCAGGGGAAGAGATATATAGATAGAAGAAATTTGTTGAGCTTCTTCTACTCAAAGTCAACCACTTCTGTAGGATGAAGAGCCAATCACAACCACTAAGGGGGGTTTGGgggtagagatgagaattttgaatttgaaataagagtttaaaatattatttttagtattattattgttttgagatttgaaaaagttgtattgagatttgaaaaaattaaattatttattatattttgtgtggagatataaaaaaattgtaataatgaaataagaattttgaatttgagataatTCTTATCTACTAAACCTGGCACAACTATTGCATTATATGACAGAGATAGGGGGTTTGTCCTGAAAGCGTGCGAGGACTAGGAGAACTCTTATAAATCTATATA
Coding sequences within it:
- the LOC122303737 gene encoding UDP-glycosyltransferase 76B1-like gives rise to the protein MENLGGKYNGAMQQRAGRRVVLFPVPLEGHISPMLQLANILYSRGFCITIIHTCFNSPNYSKHTNFTFHSIPDGLLESEASTADIIAFLALLNANCATPFRDCLAKLLSDSSEEPVACMITDAIWHFTQAVADSFKLPRIVLRTSNVSSFLAFGSLLLMQEKGYLPIQESRLEAPWTDHPPLKFKDIPVINTRNPEVFYRVLSDMLKETKVSSGIIWNSLEDLEQSELISFGQDFPIPVFPIGPLHRYFPASSSSLLTQDQSCLSWLNTQARRSVLYASFGSLAAFDGSQFAEIAWGLANSKQPFLWVVRPGLVRGSEWLEALPTGFLEAINGRGHIVTWAPQQEVLAHPATGGFWSHNGWNSTLESICEGVPMICLPNCGDQLVNARYVSHVWKIGIHLENRLERGEIEKAIRRLLLGTEGREMRDRIMDLKEKVHLSLRHGGSSYQALDSLISHISSF